One Homo sapiens chromosome 3, GRCh38.p14 Primary Assembly genomic window carries:
- the SMCO1 gene encoding single-pass membrane and coiled-coil domain-containing protein 1 isoform X1: MKLHSTISIRHFLQRVDHKLQALETQFKELDFTKDNLMQKFEHHSKALASQAAQDEMWTAVRALQLTSMELNILYSYVIEVLICLHTRVLEKLPDLVRGLPTLASVLRRKVKNKRVRVVWESILEECGLQEGDITALCTFFIARGNKAEHYTAKVRQMYIRDVTFLITNMVKNQALQDSLLRAVQVIEKGKAVRTPEKQKSSLEELIPSVKN, from the exons ATGAAGCTTCATAGCACCATTTCCATCAGGCATTTCCTGCAGAG AGTAGACCACAAACTCCAAGCGTTAGAAACACAGTTCAAAGAACTAGACTTCACCAAGGATAACCTGATGCAGAAATTCGAACATCATAGTAAGGCTTTGGCAAGCCAAGCAGCCCAAGATGAGATGTGGACAGCAGTTCGGGCACTCCA GCTCACTTCAATGGAATTGAATATTTTATACAGCTACGTCATTGAAGTACTTATCTGCTTGCATACTCGTGTGCTTGAGAAGCTGCCAGACCTGGTGAGAGGTCTTCCAACCTTAGCCTCTGTACTCAGAAGAAAAGTTAAGAACAAGCGCGTTAGAGTTGTATGGGAGTCCATACTGGAGGAGTGTGGGCTGCAAGAAGGAGACATCACAGCACTTTGTACCTTCTTTATTGCACGTGGTAACAAGGCAGAACACTATACTGCTAAAGTGAGGCAGATGTACATCAGGGATGTCACGTTCCTAATTACTAACATGGTAAAGAACCAGGCTCTGCAGGACAGTTTGCTGAGGGCTGTGCAGGTAATTGAGAAGGGGAAAGCAGTTAGGACCCCTGAAAAGCAAAAGTCATCCCTCGAAGAGTTGATACCATCTGTCAAAAACTAA
- the SMCO1 gene encoding single-pass membrane and coiled-coil domain-containing protein 1 isoform 1 (isoform 1 is encoded by transcript variant 1) — protein MNNETTTLISLKEAMKRVDHKLQALETQFKELDFTKDNLMQKFEHHSKALASQAAQDEMWTAVRALQLTSMELNILYSYVIEVLICLHTRVLEKLPDLVRGLPTLASVLRRKVKNKRVRVVWESILEECGLQEGDITALCTFFIARGNKAEHYTAKVRQMYIRDVTFLITNMVKNQALQDSLLRAVQVIEKGKAVRTPEKQKSSLEELIPSVKN, from the exons ATGAACAATGAAACCACAACCCTGATATCCTTGAAGGAGGCAATGAAAAG AGTAGACCACAAACTCCAAGCGTTAGAAACACAGTTCAAAGAACTAGACTTCACCAAGGATAACCTGATGCAGAAATTCGAACATCATAGTAAGGCTTTGGCAAGCCAAGCAGCCCAAGATGAGATGTGGACAGCAGTTCGGGCACTCCA GCTCACTTCAATGGAATTGAATATTTTATACAGCTACGTCATTGAAGTACTTATCTGCTTGCATACTCGTGTGCTTGAGAAGCTGCCAGACCTGGTGAGAGGTCTTCCAACCTTAGCCTCTGTACTCAGAAGAAAAGTTAAGAACAAGCGCGTTAGAGTTGTATGGGAGTCCATACTGGAGGAGTGTGGGCTGCAAGAAGGAGACATCACAGCACTTTGTACCTTCTTTATTGCACGTGGTAACAAGGCAGAACACTATACTGCTAAAGTGAGGCAGATGTACATCAGGGATGTCACGTTCCTAATTACTAACATGGTAAAGAACCAGGCTCTGCAGGACAGTTTGCTGAGGGCTGTGCAGGTAATTGAGAAGGGGAAAGCAGTTAGGACCCCTGAAAAGCAAAAGTCATCCCTCGAAGAGTTGATACCATCTGTCAAAAACTAA
- the SMCO1 gene encoding single-pass membrane and coiled-coil domain-containing protein 1 isoform 2 (isoform 2 is encoded by transcript variant 2) produces MGLLFWEDGVDHKLQALETQFKELDFTKDNLMQKFEHHSKALASQAAQDEMWTAVRALQLTSMELNILYSYVIEVLICLHTRVLEKLPDLVRGLPTLASVLRRKVKNKRVRVVWESILEECGLQEGDITALCTFFIARGNKAEHYTAKVRQMYIRDVTFLITNMVKNQALQDSLLRAVQVIEKGKAVRTPEKQKSSLEELIPSVKN; encoded by the exons ATGGGTCTGCTATTCTGGGAAGATGG AGTAGACCACAAACTCCAAGCGTTAGAAACACAGTTCAAAGAACTAGACTTCACCAAGGATAACCTGATGCAGAAATTCGAACATCATAGTAAGGCTTTGGCAAGCCAAGCAGCCCAAGATGAGATGTGGACAGCAGTTCGGGCACTCCA GCTCACTTCAATGGAATTGAATATTTTATACAGCTACGTCATTGAAGTACTTATCTGCTTGCATACTCGTGTGCTTGAGAAGCTGCCAGACCTGGTGAGAGGTCTTCCAACCTTAGCCTCTGTACTCAGAAGAAAAGTTAAGAACAAGCGCGTTAGAGTTGTATGGGAGTCCATACTGGAGGAGTGTGGGCTGCAAGAAGGAGACATCACAGCACTTTGTACCTTCTTTATTGCACGTGGTAACAAGGCAGAACACTATACTGCTAAAGTGAGGCAGATGTACATCAGGGATGTCACGTTCCTAATTACTAACATGGTAAAGAACCAGGCTCTGCAGGACAGTTTGCTGAGGGCTGTGCAGGTAATTGAGAAGGGGAAAGCAGTTAGGACCCCTGAAAAGCAAAAGTCATCCCTCGAAGAGTTGATACCATCTGTCAAAAACTAA